The Setaria viridis chromosome 9, Setaria_viridis_v4.0, whole genome shotgun sequence sequence TCCAAGAATGAATCCGTTCCATGATCCAATCATGAATGACCGAACAAGACCTAATTTTGCTAGAATACGTATCCCATGTGTGAATCCTACTAGTAGACTGGCCGATGAGACCACTACCACTACTAGCCGCAATTAatacttaggccccgtttggcaTAGCTTTGCCTTCCGCAAAAATAGCTCTGGCTCTAGGTTTTCCGATGAAGCAGCTTTTTTTGGCTTTGGCTTGACTTGATGGaaaaaatgtttggtaaaacgATTTCTCCTCTTGTTTTAGAATGTATATAAGAGTCAAATGCCTATAGTACCCTTatctccttttctctttctttttttcctttttcctatttcttttttctttccccatttcttttttctttcttattttctatcTCCTTCACATTCCTTCTTTGATTCTTccattcttttttctctctcctgcagcctctcttttttctctctcttcggGCCACGTTGCATgcccttcctcctttctttttttcctaccTGGTTTCTCTCTCAGGCGGTGCTGCTGCCTGACCCGCATCTGGAGAAAAAATAGCTCATACCCCATAGTGCAAGCCGTCGTCTGTATTTTGTGGGGCTTTTGCCTGTGAGCTATTTTGAGCTGCACCCTTTGGCACAGCTTGCCTATAAGCGGCTCCTGAATCCGGTTCATGAGTCGTGCCAAAGGGCACCTTAATTCAGTGTGGGAAAAGACATAACACATGCGTCATCCAGTTAGTAGTAGACTAGTAGCCGTAGGGGCCGAGTACTGGAGGACGCTGTACGTAGGAAGAGCTGATCGAGCACGCACACGTCTTCAAATCGACGCATGCATGTGCTGGGTACAACTACAAACTGCGTTGAGCCGGAGGTCGTTGGTTGGATGGCCAGGCCGGCGAGACAAAAGAGACAAGGCAGGGCGTTGATTGGGGTCGGGCATGGCTGGcagggccgggcgggcggcgcccgTTGGCGCGGCTCTGGTGCAGGCAGCTCGAGTTCTGCGGCGCAGGCCGGGTTCAATGCGAGGGAATCTCCTCCTGCCACGCTCACCCAACTCGGTTCAATGCGCGACCCCCTCTCCACTCCCGAGGGCAGCTTCAATGCCTCGTCGCGCATCCATGTCGATGCCAATGCGTTTTTGATTCAGTGGGCGTTTCTATATTAGGTATCAGCCGTACCACATCgcatgtttgatgctaattaaaaagattaaatataaactaattataaaactaattacagaaccctatgctaattcgtgagacgaatctattaatccatcatagcaaatggttactgtagcaacacattgtcaaatcatgaactagctaggcttaataaatttgtctcgcggattagactctatctgtgcaattagttttgtaattagcctatatttaatacttctaattagcatctaaacatccttTGTaacagatgctaaactttagcactcagttcatcttcctctcctttcttgttttttttcgtGGTTTCAGTTCAGCTACATTGCTTACATGGACCACCGCACGCTTAGGCTTAATCCCATCGCCAAGGAGACAAAAGTTCTCCGAGCTAAGCATGCACATCATTTCCGCACATATATTGGTATATGTCCTACCTTGTGTCGTGTAACTGACAAACAAGCAAGCAGGCAGGCAGCTTTCCTGCTTTCATGCATGCGCGTCTCGATCAAGCTTTATATCAATCCTCCTGGTCGGCAGGAGCTTTCAACTAAAAACAATGCAATGCAGGCTTCGATCGTCACGAGCTCGAAGCCACCAAACGATGCAGCTTCGGCGTGCCTTGCTTTAATCCCCATGTGGATCAAAGAGTGCCGCTCAGGGAACAGTATCATCGTCGCCAAGTCCCGTCCCAACCAGCTCGATCGTATCGAGTTCGCGCCAAGCAAGGAATCAAAGTGCTGCGAGTGCGACGGCGTACTACTTGAGTTCGACATTGTCTAGGCGTCTAGCTCCTGTAGCCCAGTGGCCTGCTCGATCACTTTTGCTTTCTCTTTTTCGCCTCCCATGCATGTGATCAGGTTGTAACGACTAGCAACATGCCTGGGCACTGGGCAGCATCTGCTATTCTGCTCTATAAATGGCGCCGTGCACGGCAGGTGACTGGGTCACCACCATGCATGCAATCAAGCAACCGCTAGCATTTTTCTAGTTAGCGCGAGATGGCTTCGGCGGTGGTGCAGGTGTTCGGACAGCCGGCGTCGACAGACGTGGCGAGGGTCATGGCGTGCCTCCTCGAGCGGAAGCTCGAGTTTGAGCTGGTCCGCACCGACGCGTTCAGGCGCGGGCACAAGCTCCCCGAGCTCGTCAAGATGAGGGCACGTTTTTATCATCAGTGATTCTCGATAGATTCTCTCCCCAACACTAATGACACATGTACATCATATCATATCATGCTCTGttggcgatcgatcgatctccttTCATCTGTCCATGCGTGCAGGATCCCAGCGGCAAGGTGGTGCTCAAGCACGGCGACATCACCCTCAGCGGTAACTCTGAGACCGAGAACTTAATCGATGCGTGTTGTGTGGCTATCTAGTGGCTCACTGCCAATTCTTGCCTCCTTTGTGTTTGTAGATTCCAGGGACATATGCCGGTACGTGTGCACGGAGTTCCCGCGGTGGTGCACCAGGGGCCTGtacggcgccggcgcgctggAGCGCGCGTCCATCGAGAAGTGGCTGCAGGCGGAGGCGCAGAGCTTCGACGCGCCGAGCGCCGCGCTGGCGTTCCACCTCGCGTTCGCGCCGCGGCCGGTCGGGGTGCCGCCACCATCatctccggccgccgctccaGACGgctacgacggcggcggcgaggaggaggcacggcgcgccgccgccgtcgccgagagcgagcggcggctgctgcgcgTGCTGGACGTGTACGACGACGCGCTCGGCAGGAGCGCGTACCTGGCCGGCGACGAGTTCACGCTGGCGGACCTGTCCCACCTCCCGAGCGCGCACCGCGTCGCGCGCTCCGCGAGGGGCCGGGCGCTGCTGGCGTCCAGGGGGAACGTGGCGCGGTGGTACGCGGCCATCGCGGCGCGCCCGGCGTGGAGGCAGGTGGTCATGGTGCAGGGCCGGAGCGCGCGCGGCCCTCGCGCGTTCGTGGCGCCGGAGGAGGCCACGGCGCCCACCGTAGCGGCGGCGTCTGAAATCTGCGTGCAAACGATCTAGCTTGCTCTCTGCTGGGCCGTAACGTGTTCGTGCCGCGTCCTGGACGTGTAGCTGTTGTGCGTGCGCCGTGGGTGTGCTAACGTTGTTGTCGTGCTGGTTAGAATAAGCATGCTTGGAATTTGGAAATGTAGCCTTTGGCTGCGGCCGTGTCTGTGCGTGTTTGGTGGAGTCATAGACTTCTGTTGGGCTGTTGACATGAATCAGCAGCCCACTAGTTTGACCTTGCTTGTTTGATTAACAGAGATGACAACGACGCATCTCCACGTGTGTAAACGTATTCGTCAGGGCCCAACTGGCGAAGGAGGCGTATTCTGAAGTAGAAGACGTATTCTGGAAAGTGAAGCGGGGAGTTCCAATGCCTATGTATATTACTAGGAAGAACAAGCGCGCTTGTAGAGCATATCAGCCGGTGATATGGGCCGGCCCTGGCATGCCTCAGGTGGTGGCCATGACGTGTGCGGGCGTCCCAGGTGGCACTCTGGCGCGAGGACACGTGGGTGCCTACCGGAGGCCGCGTCGACCGTAGAAGCTGGGGGAGGCTTGGCAGCGGTGGCACCAATGGGAGGTGGGGAGGCCCAGGCGGCGGGGGAGACTTGGGCGGCGGGGAAACAGCATGGCGGTGACGGCCCGGCAAAGTGGCGTGCTTGCGTGCCTGGGGCTGCGGTTCCTCCTAGTCGTCTTCCCTCTCTGTGACCGCTGGCGTCCTCGTACGTGCTAACCTTACCCTCACGCCTTCCTGTCGCCAGCCATCCCCCTCCTCATGTACTCCCGTGATCGTGGTCGGCGTCGCACACTTCACCCCCACCCTTGAGCCTCCCTGCCGCCGACCGTTtggcctcctcctctgctcccttggccgccgccggcctcgcgcGCGCTGGCCGCACCGGCCGTTCCCCTCCCCTACTCCCATGGTGACCGTTGCCCTCGTGCGCGTCATCCACTGTCCCGAGGTGCGGCGTGCGGATCCGTGGGCGGCGAGGTCGGGGCAATGCGCTTCCTCCTCTGGGCGTGGTGATGCAGCCCTTCACCAGTGTTACCGCATGGCTTTGGGCCGGCCACGACGCGCCTCAGATGCCGGTCCCGATGCACGTTGGTGGACTGCGGCACTCCGGCGCGAGGCCACGTGGGTGCCTACCGGAGGCCGCGCGTGCAACCGGAGAAGCTGGGGGAGGCTTGGGTAGCAGCGGGAGGTGGGGAGGCCTAGGTGGTAGGAAGACGACACGACAGTGCTGGCGCCTGCGGTGGTGGCGGTTCGAAGAAGTGGCGCAGTGGCAGCCGAGGCTGCGGGGAAGCGACATGGCGGCGCTAGCTTGGGGTGGTGGATGGATGGCAACTCTGTTTGGGTGCccatttccaaaaaaagaaGGCCATGCTGAAACGGAACGCGACATGCGCCAGCTAGCGGGGCTCCATTTGTGAACAGTAGCAAGAGCTctttgtggcagaaccacccagtTTAAATTGACTCAAGTATGCTAGTTAGACTTTAAATGTCTAACACGCCACGTACTTGAATCAGTATAAACCCGGTAGTCTATTAGGCGTCCTCAACTTACCCGAAGACTCCACATTAATGTTTCATTCATACATCTAGGATCTCACACGCAGGAGGTCGTTATAGACATTACAACTTTTAAACAAATAATTTACAGTAGCAATTAGTACAAACCATAAGAGTTGCTTTAACATACAATACCAGTACCTAAAACAAACCACTTCGTTTAAAGTCAGGGACGATAATATTATAAAGGCTTATTCAAACTAAACTCAAACCATAAGAGTTGCTTTAACATACAATACCAGTACCTAAAACAAACCACTTCGTTTAAAGTCAGGGACGATAACATTATAAAGGCTTATTCAAACTAAACGATACTAAAATGAAACACGTCGTGCCCACAACGTATTTCTCGTCTTCTGGAGTTCTCCTTCAAGCTTAAGTCATATAGTGACCTTCTTTAACCGCAAGAAGATTGCAAAAACCCTAAGTActaaagtactcagcaagactaacccgtcAACATAAAAGACTCAAAGGGTATGCAAGACTTTCTTTGGGTTTCTTGCTGACTCGGGATAAGCTAGCAAAGCTTGCTCAAAGTAGATCCTTAGAACATCTTTTATTACATGTTAGTTGCTAGATGACTTATATTTTAAAATTTGGACTCCAAGCCAATACAAGCATGCTAAcatcatacaacatttataAACATCATTAGCGAGCAACTTTATAATGATGGTCAAAGATCAAGCGATATTCATATCCGAGAAGTGCGGCGATTCAAACCGATAAGTGCGACGATTCGAACCGATTTATATCCTGCAGGAGATAGAGCTAATCACATGACACGTGCGCAACCCGTTAGATCACATATGGTAACTTTTCCCTCTTTGGTTTCCATTGCCTGAACTGAGCTCGCATAGCCCGATGTGCTCATGTACATCATTGTCTGATCAAAGTGTCCCATGAGTTACTGCTCACAACCTCTCCCACCGGTCCACGTCAAGCGCGGTGAGTCACAGTTCAAACTTCGGCACCTCAGAAGTACATCAGTTTACCGGACCCCATATACCAACATGTGATTAGTGCATTCAAAGCTTGACCTAAAGGCCACCAATCAAACGGGCCTTAGATTCATTGTCCAGGTAGGACCAAACTTTCAACTTCTTCATCAACATCCAACATCACTTTTTATCATGAGGCCAATGTCCTACCCAGTCCTTCATTAAACAAGTTGTTTTGCAATCTAACAAATTTTAGATGTTGTTCTTATGCAAGTAACATGGAATTACTTGACTCCTGCGGCACTACCAGATTATGCTTAACCTTCTATTGTTtttgaacaggtggcaaagatgtccttaaatcaaagGAAGGTAGAATGCTTAAAAGCACTCCACTCAACTTCTAAACTTAATACACAATCATGAAATATAATAATTTGGACTCGGATTAGCAAGGTTAAATAGGattaatgcaccggggcttgccttgctGCTCCTCGGGGTCAGTAGTTTCGACGACAAGTTCTGAGGTAGCTTCGGGAACTTGTTCCACCATGATCACGTCTTCGCCTTCTATGGCTTTCTGAATCTATACGGAATGATGCAATGAATGGTAAGCAAAATAAAATAACCATCCTCTTAATTTTATAAAAAGTTAAATCTTTTAAATAAGAACTTCTTATATTTTTATAGAACAAGGGCTATTTAAATAACCAAGGAATAATTATAAATCAATTAAATAGAATTTACCCTAATTTTTAAAAGAGGTTTGAATAAAGGAAAAATACAATTTTTTTCTATGACATATATGATTTTTATTGCATCACAAATGAAAATATGAACTCAAAAAAATTGATTTCATCAATTTTGGAGTTTTCTACAAATAGTTAAGAATTATGGAAGTTTAAACATATTGAAATgcatttttaaaacaaaacagcCAAATCATTGCACAAAACCCCCTGGCTCTTCTCTAATTCTTCCCGCGGTCcctattttcaccaaaacaacCCTCCGACCTTGACCGCGCTTCGGCGGTTgatcggcggcgccgtcgccggcggtgagccTCTCCCGCGGCGGCGAGTGCCCGGACTCGCCCAAATAGGCACGTCTCATCCACTGGTGGTGTTACTTGCGTATGGAAGCGGTAGACGGCGGCTagtggacgcggcggcggcggcgacgcgtggACGGCAGTGGCGCGGTGGTGGCGCAGAAATTCCGGCGGCATGGCGGCTAAAACTTGGACGAGGACTACACCTTATCCATCTACACGAGCTCTCGCACCTCCCCCTCAAGCTCAAATCTCCTGCGCACAGCTCCAGCAAGGCCGCCCCTatcggcggccatggcggcggcgcgctctgGCTAGGGTTGGGCGTTCCGGCCGCCCTAGCCAGGATCTGTTTCAACTGGAGCGCGCGAAAGCATCCAAGAGCTCCAGAATACCCATTATTGCAGCTACCTTGAACAGAGAGGACCGGGAAAGGGGGTCTCACCGTGGGGTGTCAACGGCGGCCGGTGGAACAGGGAAGATATCACGGCGGTGCTGTGGCTGATTTCGTCGGGCTAGGAGTGCCTGGGAGTGCTCAGTAGATTGTCACGGCGCGGTGTGCTCGAGGATTTGGTCGAAGgcggctcgacggcggcggaatTGGCGGTGAGCTCCGGCGGCCGAAACTGAGCGGAGAGTAGAACAGAGAGCGGATGACGATGGCGCTGTGATTTATATGAAGCTTCATCTCTATCCTTCACGGCCATCTTCTGCCTGCTAGATTCTCTGTCTTCGCCGCTCGATGGCGCGTGGCGGCGTGCAGAAAGTTAccgcggcggcccggcggcgaacggcggcgcTGCCACTGTTTTACTGCTGCTGTTTGACTCCAGTACACAGAATTCCTTCTCAAGCAAAATTCGTCCAAATTCAAATGCATACTCTCCGAGATCCTTTAAGAAAATATGTAGATATATCTTAGGGATACAAGTTATAGATAGGAACTTTTCTCAAGGAGCTTTGGTTTGGGAGATCAAAGGCTCTGAAGGTTTGCCCATGAACTGAACATTCCGAATTTCAGTTTCAGACGTTCATTTGAGATTCTGTCTCAGAACAGTATAAAGTTCAAACTTTGAGCTTTAAATAAAATACTTAAATTCCATTTTTTGTAAACCAAATCTAGTCCAGAGTGTTCTATACACATTATACTTAAAACTCTCATGAGGACATTTTGCAAAGTTGTCATATAAAATCTTTTTAAAACAGCACTCAAACATGGGTACTTGACCACAATTAACTCCTTTGTCAAATCAAGTTTCAATTTAAAAATTTAAACTGGATTTGAATTTAATCCACTCCATTTGTTATATCTGATCCAAATTCACCTTTTTGACTTAATTTGACCATGGTTGACTTAGTTAACTTTCTGGTTTAACCTTGTTTGACCAAGTCTTCTTTTCtatatttttctccttttcttttatttcttcttaTTAGTGCTTAAGTAAGGATTAATCTATTGTAAACACCATTGGTGTCACACTCTCCTAACGCAGCAACCCTTACAACGCTATAGATATATAGTTATGTATCGTTTTAGGGGGTGGGGGACTGTTTACTGAACAAAGGTGAGAAACCAGGGTTGAGCGCTTGGTCGGCTAGCTCCTCCTCTAACCAGTTGCATTACAGGTAGGGATGCAAGTGGGTCGGGAATGGGTCAACCAGTTCCATGACCCATGCTACCCATCGATCCTAATTTTGGTTTTGGGTTGGCCCGATAAA is a genomic window containing:
- the LOC117837203 gene encoding glutathione S-transferase F11, which produces MASAVVQVFGQPASTDVARVMACLLERKLEFELVRTDAFRRGHKLPELVKMRDPSGKVVLKHGDITLSDSRDICRYVCTEFPRWCTRGLYGAGALERASIEKWLQAEAQSFDAPSAALAFHLAFAPRPVGVPPPSSPAAAPDGYDGGGEEEARRAAAVAESERRLLRVLDVYDDALGRSAYLAGDEFTLADLSHLPSAHRVARSARGRALLASRGNVARWYAAIAARPAWRQVVMVQGRSARGPRAFVAPEEATAPTVAAASEICVQTI